The proteins below come from a single Streptomyces tubercidicus genomic window:
- a CDS encoding NlpC/P60 family protein produces the protein MTATVASHRKPRQHPLAALTGGSRSARTARTAATLALAGAATATGLDGTAQAAPRPTPAQVKDRVDALYQEAEVATQNYNGAKESADTAREELSRLQDEAARRTRKLNAARTELGTLAARQYRSGGIDPAVQLLLSADPQRYLDGAAVLERTGSHQATAVAGYARRLGSVRQVRERAEDTVQRLADTETRLKKHRLTVVHKLDAAEQLLSRLTAEQRRRMTARDGGRSGPGRGRTEGRTERGARRGDGGVGGALGGMPGGAYGGPAATAAQAPNPRAARAVSFAYSALGKPYVWGATGPSGYDCSGLTQAAWKAGGVALPRTTYTQISSGPRVARSQLAPGDLVFFYSGISHVGLYIGDGQMIHAPHPGAPVRIAPIDQMPFAAATRPA, from the coding sequence GTGACGGCCACCGTGGCCTCGCACCGCAAGCCCCGGCAGCATCCGCTCGCCGCGCTCACCGGCGGCTCGCGCAGCGCGCGCACCGCCCGTACGGCCGCCACCCTGGCGCTGGCCGGCGCCGCCACCGCCACCGGCCTCGACGGCACCGCCCAGGCCGCACCCCGGCCCACCCCCGCCCAGGTCAAGGACCGGGTCGACGCGCTGTACCAGGAGGCAGAGGTGGCCACGCAGAACTACAACGGTGCGAAGGAATCCGCCGACACCGCACGCGAGGAGCTGAGCCGGCTGCAGGACGAGGCCGCCCGCAGGACCCGCAAGCTGAACGCCGCCCGCACCGAACTCGGCACCCTGGCCGCGCGCCAGTACCGCTCCGGCGGCATCGACCCGGCCGTCCAGCTGTTGCTGTCCGCGGACCCGCAGCGCTATCTGGACGGGGCCGCGGTGCTGGAGCGTACGGGCAGCCATCAGGCGACCGCGGTGGCCGGTTACGCCCGCCGGCTCGGCAGCGTCCGGCAGGTCCGGGAGCGGGCCGAGGACACCGTGCAGCGGCTGGCGGACACCGAGACCCGGCTGAAGAAGCACCGGCTCACCGTCGTGCACAAGCTGGACGCCGCCGAGCAGTTGCTGTCCCGGCTGACCGCGGAGCAGCGGCGGCGGATGACGGCCCGGGACGGCGGACGGAGCGGGCCGGGTCGGGGGCGTACGGAGGGCCGTACGGAGCGGGGGGCGAGGCGTGGGGACGGGGGCGTCGGCGGGGCGCTCGGCGGGATGCCTGGCGGAGCGTACGGCGGCCCGGCAGCCACCGCGGCGCAGGCGCCCAACCCGCGTGCCGCACGCGCCGTTTCCTTCGCCTACAGCGCGCTCGGCAAGCCGTACGTCTGGGGCGCGACCGGCCCCTCCGGCTACGACTGCTCAGGGCTGACCCAGGCCGCCTGGAAGGCCGGCGGGGTCGCCCTGCCCCGTACGACGTACACCCAGATCAGCTCGGGACCGCGGGTCGCCAGGTCCCAACTCGCCCCTGGTGACCTGGTGTTCTTCTACTCGGGCATCAGCCATGTGGGGCTCTACATCGGGGACGGCCAGATGATCCACGCACCGCATCCGGGGGCGCCGGTACGGATCGCACCGATCGACCAGATGCCGTTCGCGGCGGCCACCCGGCCGGCTTAG
- a CDS encoding alpha/beta hydrolase: protein MSLTGTPFFLTSIALLIVAVVLPFALWGRIAGPPLVRGLGRLLMLLFAQVTAITVVFVMVNNANTLYDTWGELLGTDTHVTEARDLGPDGMGGRQVKNEPKQLQQFRPADDPRVGAGVQMTDLQGRISGVRGEVYVWLPPQYNDPAYRNQKFPVVELLAGYPGSAKSWMGSLHAAEQLMPLMQRGAVKPAILVAPRTNLLPGADTGCVNLPGKVNADSWLTVDVRKMIIDNFRAGDKPDSWALAGYSAGAHCATKLALAHPDRYRAAVAMSGYNDPALERDSLAGKDPKLRTRSNPLNILKSANAAGKPPRTALYVSGAAGDGYQAGLALRQYAQYPTTVDVRLIPANAGGHTTAVWEHQVPQVFRWLGTQLRA from the coding sequence ATGAGCCTGACGGGCACGCCCTTCTTCCTCACCTCGATCGCGCTGTTGATCGTCGCCGTGGTGCTGCCGTTCGCCCTCTGGGGCCGAATAGCCGGGCCGCCCCTGGTGCGCGGCCTCGGCCGGCTGCTGATGCTGCTGTTCGCCCAGGTCACGGCGATCACCGTGGTCTTCGTCATGGTCAACAACGCCAATACCCTCTATGACACCTGGGGCGAGCTGCTCGGCACCGACACCCATGTGACGGAGGCCCGGGACCTCGGCCCCGACGGTATGGGCGGCCGGCAGGTCAAGAACGAGCCCAAGCAGCTCCAGCAGTTCCGCCCGGCCGACGACCCCCGGGTGGGGGCCGGTGTCCAGATGACCGACCTCCAGGGCCGGATCTCGGGGGTGCGGGGCGAGGTCTACGTCTGGCTGCCGCCGCAGTACAACGACCCGGCCTACCGGAACCAGAAGTTCCCGGTGGTCGAGCTGCTGGCCGGCTACCCGGGCTCCGCGAAGTCCTGGATGGGCTCGCTGCACGCGGCCGAGCAGCTGATGCCGCTGATGCAGCGCGGTGCGGTCAAGCCGGCCATCCTGGTGGCGCCCCGGACCAATCTGCTCCCCGGCGCGGACACCGGGTGCGTCAACCTCCCCGGGAAGGTCAACGCCGACAGCTGGCTGACCGTCGACGTCCGCAAGATGATCATTGACAACTTCCGGGCCGGCGACAAGCCGGACTCCTGGGCCCTGGCCGGGTATTCGGCCGGTGCGCACTGCGCCACCAAGCTCGCCCTGGCCCACCCCGACCGCTACCGTGCCGCGGTCGCCATGTCCGGCTACAACGACCCCGCGCTGGAGCGCGACTCGCTGGCCGGCAAGGACCCCAAGCTGCGCACCCGGTCCAACCCGCTGAACATCCTGAAGTCGGCCAACGCGGCCGGCAAGCCGCCGCGTACCGCGCTGTATGTGTCCGGCGCGGCGGGCGACGGCTACCAGGCGGGCCTCGCCCTGCGGCAGTACGCGCAGTATCCGACGACGGTCGACGTGCGGCTGATCCCGGCGAACGCGGGCGGCCACACCACGGCGGTCTGGGAGCACCAGGTGCCGCAGGTCTTCCGCTGGCTGGGGACCCAGCTGAGGGCGTGA
- a CDS encoding LuxR C-terminal-related transcriptional regulator — MSSDGAQRDGAEQGETGGEAAEGRTVRVVLVDDHRMFRTGVQAEIGETGRTGVEVVGEAADVDQALTIITATRPEVVLLDVHLPGGGGVEVLRRCAAMMTDAERPVRFLALSVSDAAEDVIGVIRGGARGYVTKTITGTDLVDAIFRVADGDAVFSPRLAGFVLDAFASSDAPPIDEDLDRLTQREREVLRLIARGYAYKEIAKQLFISVKTVESHVSAVLRKLQLSNRHELTRWAAARRLV; from the coding sequence ATGAGCAGCGACGGCGCACAGCGGGACGGCGCAGAGCAGGGCGAGACCGGCGGCGAGGCGGCCGAGGGCCGGACCGTACGGGTCGTGCTGGTCGACGATCACCGGATGTTCCGTACGGGTGTCCAGGCCGAGATCGGCGAGACCGGGCGCACCGGCGTCGAGGTCGTCGGCGAGGCCGCCGACGTCGACCAGGCGCTCACGATCATCACGGCCACCCGCCCCGAGGTCGTCCTCCTGGACGTCCACCTCCCCGGGGGCGGCGGCGTCGAGGTGCTGCGCCGCTGCGCCGCGATGATGACCGACGCCGAGCGCCCGGTCCGCTTCCTGGCGCTCTCCGTCTCCGACGCGGCCGAGGACGTCATCGGCGTCATCCGGGGCGGCGCCCGCGGCTACGTCACCAAGACGATCACGGGCACGGACCTGGTCGACGCGATCTTCCGGGTGGCCGACGGCGATGCGGTCTTCTCCCCGCGGCTGGCCGGTTTCGTCCTGGACGCCTTCGCCTCGTCGGACGCCCCGCCGATCGACGAGGACCTCGACCGCCTCACCCAGCGCGAGCGGGAGGTGCTGCGGCTGATCGCCCGTGGCTATGCCTACAAGGAGATCGCCAAGCAGCTGTTCATCTCCGTGAAGACGGTCGAATCCCATGTCTCCGCGGTGCTGCGCAAGCTCCAGCTCTCCAACCGCCATGAGCTGACCCGGTGGGCCGCGGCCCGGCGGCTGGTCTGA
- a CDS encoding ATP-binding protein has translation MTTAPPRAETSYAPAPDPDDPPVRKLYRSADGRLLGGVARGLAGHLGLPVSWVRIVFLALFMADGMGALLYAAFWFFVPLGVGGVEHRQPAPADARRRLLRHRPDKGQVFALIALLIGASIVASRFQLGQADGYLWPVLLIGAGVALVWRQADNSRRAQWLELGRRKALLPMVRGAAGVLLVGVGVTGIVVLQGSVRHLGSVLQAALAVVVGIALLAGPYLVRMTQDLSEERLMRIRAQERAEVAAHVHDSVLHTLTLIQRNADHPREVARLARAQERELRAWLYKPEGRGKEEDEEPATLAEAVRKAAAEVEDDHGVPIEVVVVGDCPLDEPLGAQMQAAREAMVNAAKYGGEGGAVQVFAEVEGRTVFVSVRDRGPGFDLDAVPEDRMGVRESIIGRMERHGGTARLRSAPEGGTVVELEIERAAPEGEI, from the coding sequence ATGACCACCGCGCCACCCCGCGCCGAGACGAGTTACGCCCCGGCGCCGGACCCTGACGACCCGCCTGTGCGCAAGCTCTACCGCAGCGCCGACGGGCGGCTGCTCGGTGGTGTCGCGCGGGGGCTCGCGGGCCATCTCGGGCTGCCGGTCTCCTGGGTGCGGATCGTGTTCCTGGCCCTGTTCATGGCCGACGGGATGGGCGCCCTGCTCTATGCCGCGTTCTGGTTCTTCGTCCCGCTGGGCGTCGGCGGTGTGGAGCACCGGCAGCCCGCCCCGGCGGACGCCAGGCGCCGCCTGCTGCGCCACCGGCCCGACAAGGGCCAGGTCTTCGCGCTGATCGCGCTGCTCATCGGGGCCTCGATCGTCGCCTCCCGCTTCCAGCTGGGCCAGGCCGACGGCTATCTCTGGCCGGTGCTGCTGATCGGCGCCGGTGTCGCCCTGGTGTGGCGGCAGGCGGACAACTCCCGCCGCGCCCAGTGGCTGGAGCTCGGCCGCCGCAAGGCCCTGCTGCCGATGGTGCGCGGCGCGGCCGGTGTGCTGCTGGTCGGCGTCGGGGTGACCGGCATCGTCGTGCTCCAGGGATCGGTGCGCCATCTCGGTTCGGTGCTGCAAGCCGCGCTCGCCGTCGTCGTCGGCATAGCGCTGCTGGCGGGCCCCTATCTCGTGCGGATGACGCAGGACCTCTCCGAGGAGCGGCTGATGCGCATCCGCGCCCAGGAACGCGCCGAAGTGGCCGCCCATGTCCATGACTCGGTGCTGCACACCCTCACCCTGATCCAGCGCAATGCCGACCACCCCCGGGAGGTGGCGCGGCTGGCCCGCGCCCAGGAGCGGGAGCTGCGCGCCTGGCTCTACAAGCCCGAGGGCCGCGGCAAGGAGGAGGACGAGGAGCCGGCCACCCTGGCCGAGGCGGTCCGCAAGGCCGCCGCCGAGGTGGAGGACGACCACGGGGTCCCCATCGAGGTCGTGGTCGTCGGCGACTGCCCGCTGGACGAGCCGCTGGGCGCCCAGATGCAGGCCGCCCGCGAGGCGATGGTCAATGCCGCGAAATACGGCGGCGAGGGCGGCGCGGTGCAGGTGTTCGCCGAGGTGGAGGGCCGTACGGTCTTCGTCTCGGTGCGCGACCGCGGCCCCGGATTCGACCTGGACGCGGTCCCTGAGGACCGGATGGGCGTACGGGAGTCCATCATCGGCCGTATGGAGCGCCACGGCGGCACCGCCCGGCTGCGTTCCGCCCCGGAGGGCGGCACGGTCGTCGAGCTGGAAATCGAGCGCGCGGCGCCGGAGGGCGAGATATGA